A single region of the Paraburkholderia megapolitana genome encodes:
- the rpmC gene encoding 50S ribosomal protein L29: MKASELHPKDQAALNKELSDLLKAQFGLRMQLATQQLTNTSQLKKVRRDIARVRTVLTEKANQK, from the coding sequence ATGAAGGCTTCCGAACTTCACCCGAAAGATCAGGCCGCGCTCAACAAGGAGCTGTCGGACCTGTTGAAGGCGCAATTCGGCCTGCGCATGCAACTCGCGACCCAGCAGCTCACGAACACGAGCCAGCTGAAGAAGGTTCGTCGCGACATCGCACGTGTGCGGACCGTCCTGACTGAGAAGGCGAACCAGAAATGA
- the rplR gene encoding 50S ribosomal protein L18, whose amino-acid sequence MDKTQSRLRRARQTRIKIAELQVARLAVHRTNTHIYAQVFSPCGTKVLASASTLEAEVRAELAEKTGKGGNVAAATLIGKRIAEKAKAAGIESVAFDRSGFRYHGRVKALADAAREAGLKF is encoded by the coding sequence ATGGATAAGACTCAATCTCGCCTGCGCCGCGCTCGTCAGACGCGTATCAAGATCGCTGAGCTGCAGGTCGCGCGTCTCGCCGTGCATCGCACGAACACGCACATCTATGCACAGGTGTTCTCGCCGTGCGGCACCAAGGTGCTCGCCAGCGCGTCGACGCTCGAAGCCGAAGTGCGTGCGGAACTGGCTGAAAAGACCGGCAAGGGCGGCAACGTCGCCGCTGCCACGTTGATCGGCAAGCGCATTGCAGAAAAGGCTAAGGCTGCCGGCATCGAATCCGTCGCCTTCGACCGCTCGGGTTTCCGCTATCACGGCCGCGTTAAGGCGCTGGCTGATGCTGCGCGCGAAGCCGGGCTCAAGTTCTAA
- the rplX gene encoding 50S ribosomal protein L24, which yields MNKIRKGDEVIIITGKDKGKRGVVLALDEDRLTVEGINIVKKHVKPNPMKGTTGGVEAKTMPLHISNVALVDGNGKPSRVGIKVEGDKKVRFLKSTGAVLSA from the coding sequence ATGAACAAGATTCGCAAGGGTGACGAGGTCATCATCATCACCGGCAAAGACAAAGGCAAGCGCGGAGTCGTGCTCGCCCTTGATGAAGATCGCCTGACTGTCGAAGGCATCAACATCGTCAAGAAGCATGTCAAGCCGAATCCGATGAAGGGTACGACGGGCGGCGTGGAAGCAAAGACAATGCCGTTGCACATTTCGAACGTCGCGCTGGTCGACGGAAATGGCAAGCCGTCGCGTGTCGGCATCAAGGTCGAGGGAGACAAGAAGGTTCGTTTCCTCAAATCGACCGGTGCAGTGCTGAGCGCCTGA
- the rplN gene encoding 50S ribosomal protein L14, whose amino-acid sequence MIQTETRLEVADNTGAREVLCIKVLGGSKRRYASIGDIIKVSVKEATPRGRVKKGEIYNAVVVRTAKGVRRPDGSLIKFDGNAAVLLNAKLEPIGTRIFGPVTRELRTERFMKIVSLAPEVL is encoded by the coding sequence ATGATCCAGACCGAAACTCGGCTTGAAGTGGCCGACAACACGGGTGCACGTGAAGTCCTGTGCATCAAGGTGCTCGGCGGCTCGAAGCGTCGTTATGCCAGCATCGGCGACATCATCAAGGTGAGCGTCAAAGAGGCAACGCCGCGCGGGCGCGTCAAGAAAGGCGAAATTTATAACGCCGTGGTGGTTCGCACCGCCAAGGGCGTGCGTCGTCCGGACGGCTCGCTGATCAAGTTCGACGGCAATGCCGCCGTGCTTTTGAATGCCAAGCTTGAGCCGATCGGCACCCGCATTTTCGGGCCGGTTACACGTGAGTTGCGCACCGAACGGTTTATGAAGATCGTTTCGTTGGCACCGGAAGTGCTGTAA
- the rplF gene encoding 50S ribosomal protein L6 produces MSRVGKSPIVLQGAEVALSGDDIIVKGPLGTISRAGNSLVKVAIDSGVVKFEPVDESREANAMSGTMRALVANMVHGVTKGFERKLTLVGVGYRAQAQGDKLNLSLGFSHPVVHQMPEGIKAETPTQTEIVIKGIDKQKVGQVAAEVRGYRPPEPYKGKGVRYADEVVILKETKKK; encoded by the coding sequence ATGTCTCGAGTAGGTAAAAGCCCGATCGTGCTGCAAGGCGCAGAAGTTGCCTTGAGCGGCGACGACATCATCGTCAAGGGCCCACTGGGTACGATTTCGCGAGCTGGCAACAGCCTCGTGAAGGTGGCGATCGACAGCGGCGTCGTGAAGTTCGAGCCGGTTGACGAAAGCCGCGAAGCGAATGCGATGTCGGGCACGATGCGCGCACTGGTTGCGAACATGGTGCACGGCGTTACGAAGGGTTTCGAGCGCAAGCTGACGCTGGTTGGCGTCGGTTACCGCGCACAGGCGCAAGGCGACAAGCTGAATCTGTCGCTGGGTTTCTCGCACCCGGTGGTGCACCAGATGCCGGAAGGCATCAAGGCTGAAACCCCGACGCAAACCGAAATCGTGATCAAGGGAATCGACAAGCAGAAGGTCGGCCAGGTAGCTGCGGAAGTTCGCGGTTATCGTCCGCCCGAGCCCTATAAGGGCAAGGGTGTGCGCTACGCCGACGAAGTCGTGATCCTTAAAGAAACGAAGAAGAAGTAA
- the rpsN gene encoding 30S ribosomal protein S14: MAKLALIEREKKRARLAAKFAPKRLALKAIIDDQSKTDEERYAARLELQQLPRNSNPTRKRNRCAITGRPRGTFRKFGLARNKIREIAFRGEIPGLTKASW, encoded by the coding sequence GTGGCTAAACTGGCACTGATCGAACGTGAAAAGAAGCGCGCCCGCCTTGCAGCGAAGTTCGCACCGAAGCGCCTCGCGCTGAAGGCGATCATCGACGACCAAAGCAAGACGGACGAAGAGCGTTATGCGGCCCGTCTGGAACTGCAACAACTGCCGCGTAATTCGAACCCGACCCGTAAGCGCAATCGTTGCGCCATTACCGGTCGTCCGCGTGGCACGTTCCGTAAATTCGGCCTTGCGCGTAACAAGATTCGTGAAATCGCGTTCCGTGGCGAGATCCCTGGCCTGACCAAGGCGAGCTGGTAA
- the rplE gene encoding 50S ribosomal protein L5, translated as MARLQEFYKEKVVPGLTEKFGYKSVMEVPRITKITLNMGLGEAVADKKIIENAVGDLTKIAGQKPVITKARKAIAGFKIRQGYPIGAMVTLRGQAMYEFLDRFVTVALPRVRDFRGVSGRAFDGRGNYNIGVKEQIIFPEIDYDKIDALRGLNISITTTAKTDDEAKALLASFKFPFRN; from the coding sequence ATGGCACGTTTGCAAGAGTTCTATAAAGAGAAGGTTGTTCCCGGCCTGACCGAGAAGTTCGGTTACAAGTCCGTGATGGAAGTGCCGCGCATCACCAAGATCACCCTGAATATGGGTCTTGGCGAAGCCGTCGCTGACAAGAAGATCATCGAAAACGCTGTGGGCGATCTGACGAAGATCGCTGGTCAGAAGCCGGTGATCACGAAGGCGCGCAAGGCAATTGCCGGCTTCAAGATCCGTCAGGGCTATCCGATCGGTGCGATGGTCACGTTGCGTGGCCAGGCAATGTACGAATTTCTGGACCGTTTCGTGACGGTTGCGCTCCCCCGGGTGCGTGACTTCCGTGGCGTGTCGGGTCGTGCGTTCGACGGTCGCGGCAACTACAACATCGGTGTGAAAGAGCAGATCATTTTCCCCGAAATTGACTACGACAAGATCGACGCACTGCGTGGGCTGAATATCAGCATCACGACGACTGCGAAGACTGACGACGAAGCAAAGGCACTGCTCGCCAGCTTCAAGTTCCCGTTCAGAAACTGA
- the rpsH gene encoding 30S ribosomal protein S8, with protein MSMSDPIADMLTRIRNAQMVEKVSVTMPSSKVKIAIAQVLKDEGYIDDFAVKSEGAKSELNIALKYYAGRPVIERLERVSKPGLRVYRGRNDIPQVMNGLGVAIVSTPKGVMTDRKARATGVGGEVICYVA; from the coding sequence ATGAGCATGAGTGATCCTATCGCCGATATGCTGACTCGCATCCGCAATGCGCAGATGGTTGAGAAGGTTTCGGTGACAATGCCCTCGTCGAAAGTCAAGATTGCGATCGCGCAGGTCCTGAAGGACGAAGGCTATATCGATGATTTCGCAGTGAAGTCCGAAGGTGCGAAGTCTGAATTGAATATCGCGTTGAAGTACTACGCTGGCCGCCCGGTTATCGAACGCCTTGAACGCGTTTCGAAGCCTGGTCTGCGTGTGTACCGTGGCCGTAACGACATCCCTCAGGTCATGAATGGCTTGGGTGTGGCGATCGTTTCGACGCCCAAGGGTGTGATGACTGACCGCAAGGCTCGCGCTACTGGCGTGGGCGGCGAAGTCATCTGCTACGTCGCTTAA
- the rpsQ gene encoding 30S ribosomal protein S17: protein MNDSVKTSLKRTLVGKVVSNKMDKTVTVLVEHRVKHPMYGKYVVRSKKYHAHDETNTYNEGDLVEIQETRPIAKTKAWTVSRLVEAARVI from the coding sequence ATGAACGATAGCGTAAAAACCTCGCTTAAGCGGACGCTGGTCGGCAAGGTCGTCAGCAACAAGATGGACAAGACGGTTACCGTGCTGGTCGAGCACCGCGTGAAGCACCCGATGTACGGCAAGTACGTTGTGCGCTCGAAGAAGTATCACGCGCACGACGAGACGAACACGTACAACGAGGGTGACCTCGTCGAAATCCAGGAAACCCGTCCGATCGCAAAGACGAAGGCTTGGACCGTGTCGCGCCTGGTCGAAGCAGCTCGCGTGATCTAA
- the rplP gene encoding 50S ribosomal protein L16 encodes MLQPKRRKYRKEQKGRNTGVATRGNAVSFGEYGLKSIGRGRLTARQIEAARRAMTRHIKRGGRIWIRIFPDKPISQKPAEVRMGNGKGNPEYYVAEIQPGKMLYEMDGVTEELAREAFRLAAAKLPLKTAFIVRQLGA; translated from the coding sequence ATGCTGCAACCGAAACGCAGGAAGTATCGCAAAGAGCAGAAAGGTCGTAACACCGGCGTGGCTACTCGCGGCAACGCGGTGTCGTTCGGTGAGTACGGTCTGAAGTCGATCGGTCGTGGCCGCCTGACGGCGCGTCAGATTGAGGCTGCTCGTCGTGCCATGACGCGTCACATCAAGCGCGGTGGCCGGATCTGGATCCGCATTTTCCCGGACAAGCCGATCTCGCAAAAGCCGGCTGAAGTACGGATGGGTAACGGTAAAGGTAACCCTGAGTACTACGTCGCAGAGATTCAACCGGGCAAGATGCTGTACGAAATGGACGGCGTAACCGAAGAACTGGCACGCGAAGCGTTCCGTCTGGCTGCAGCGAAGCTGCCGCTGAAGACGGCGTTTATCGTGCGCCAGCTCGGCGCCTAA